One Paenibacillus riograndensis SBR5 DNA segment encodes these proteins:
- a CDS encoding response regulator, whose amino-acid sequence MQKVLIVDDEEVLRMLIEDTLEDLENVEIHTAENGAEALTKLSGQLYDLVILDYMMPEMTGIEVLEALDIEQKNAMPILMLTAKAQENDRSKARDAGARFFMPKPFSPMELLQIVEGILHENSETL is encoded by the coding sequence ATGCAAAAAGTACTTATCGTGGATGATGAAGAGGTTCTGCGGATGCTGATTGAAGACACGCTGGAGGATCTGGAGAATGTGGAGATTCATACGGCCGAGAACGGTGCGGAGGCATTAACTAAGCTGTCCGGGCAGCTGTACGATCTCGTTATTCTGGATTATATGATGCCCGAGATGACCGGAATCGAAGTGCTGGAGGCGCTGGACATCGAACAAAAAAATGCCATGCCCATCCTGATGCTGACCGCCAAGGCGCAGGAGAACGACCGCAGTAAGGCCCGGGATGCCGGAGCGCGCTTTTTCATGCCCAAGCCGTTCAGCCCCATGGAACTTCTGCAAATTGTGGAGGGCATTCTACATGAGAACAGCGAAACCCTCTAA
- a CDS encoding GGDEF domain-containing response regulator codes for MTTRKYKELVAQRTRQTLHNWSSQEFVSEKDIYRFLHNLKGTAGTVGLVKVEQQAGSIMLYFSEDVHRSWTEAEWGDYLYPLLELFDNEQDEAHPMLQSSSPPGTEPFHGIHHQHEILIIDDDVELVAFLRESLEKQSYYVSIALSAERGLKIFYESKPDLILLDILLPDQSGIDVLKQIIGKAKKERIPIIIVSGEHSKDIQMYAYSLGVMDYLPKPLDIDLFLVLIKNRFELKREWQESVIVDELTGAFNRKYFNQTMKRLVSDFRRTGRIFSVALMDLDHFKHVNDTYGHLVGDEVLQTFSGAVRRSIRVEDTFCRFGGEEFALFMPNTDSASALLVVQRIQQEFAARSFTAKKEQFHVTFSAGITEVREALHEPDRLIGEADQALYASKAEGRNRTTLYTKQLGTGQEESLLNVIVIDDDALIRRIVTQHFAVWEPAGIGQVKVSSYAGGPQFLESDWYAEGGKYIILLDGIMPELDGLEVLERIRSSYPEVNILVIMLTGRNNQRDIIHALQMGADDYVVKPFHLPELLSRIERLAHRFLF; via the coding sequence ATGACAACGAGAAAATACAAAGAGCTGGTCGCGCAACGTACCAGACAAACACTCCACAATTGGTCCTCACAGGAATTCGTCAGCGAAAAAGATATTTACCGTTTCCTCCATAATTTGAAGGGTACCGCCGGAACGGTGGGACTCGTCAAGGTCGAGCAGCAGGCGGGCAGCATCATGCTGTATTTCTCGGAAGATGTCCATCGCAGCTGGACGGAAGCGGAATGGGGAGATTACCTATACCCGCTTTTGGAGCTTTTTGACAATGAGCAAGATGAAGCGCATCCGATGCTGCAGAGTTCCAGTCCGCCGGGGACAGAACCGTTTCATGGCATACACCACCAGCATGAGATTCTGATCATTGATGATGATGTTGAACTGGTGGCTTTTTTACGCGAATCCCTTGAAAAGCAGTCCTATTATGTCAGCATTGCCTTGTCCGCCGAGCGCGGACTGAAAATATTTTACGAAAGCAAGCCGGATCTGATCCTGCTGGATATTCTGCTCCCGGACCAGAGTGGAATTGATGTGCTGAAGCAAATCATCGGCAAGGCCAAAAAAGAACGGATTCCCATCATCATCGTCAGCGGCGAGCATTCCAAGGATATTCAAATGTACGCTTATTCGCTGGGGGTGATGGATTATCTGCCGAAGCCGCTGGACATCGATCTGTTCCTGGTGCTGATCAAAAACCGTTTTGAGCTGAAGCGGGAGTGGCAGGAATCGGTGATTGTGGATGAGCTGACCGGTGCGTTCAACCGCAAGTACTTCAATCAGACGATGAAGCGGCTTGTTTCCGATTTCCGGCGGACCGGCCGGATTTTTTCGGTGGCGCTGATGGATCTGGATCATTTCAAGCATGTAAATGACACCTATGGCCATCTGGTCGGCGATGAAGTGCTGCAGACCTTTTCCGGGGCGGTGCGGCGTTCCATACGTGTAGAAGATACCTTTTGCCGGTTCGGCGGAGAAGAATTTGCCTTGTTCATGCCGAATACGGATTCGGCTTCAGCCCTTCTGGTGGTGCAGCGGATTCAGCAGGAGTTTGCCGCAAGAAGCTTTACCGCCAAAAAGGAGCAGTTTCATGTTACCTTTTCAGCCGGCATTACGGAGGTCCGCGAGGCCCTTCATGAACCGGACCGGCTGATCGGGGAAGCAGACCAGGCGCTATATGCCAGCAAGGCTGAAGGAAGGAACCGCACTACCCTGTATACCAAACAGCTTGGCACCGGCCAGGAAGAATCGCTGCTGAATGTGATTGTCATCGATGACGACGCTCTGATCCGCCGGATTGTGACCCAGCATTTCGCCGTCTGGGAACCGGCGGGCATTGGCCAAGTGAAGGTCAGCAGCTATGCAGGCGGCCCGCAGTTTCTGGAATCGGACTGGTATGCGGAAGGCGGTAAATATATTATTTTGCTTGATGGCATCATGCCGGAGCTGGACGGACTGGAGGTCCTGGAGCGGATTCGCAGCAGCTACCCGGAAGTGAATATTCTCGTAATCATGCTGACCGGACGGAATAACCAGCGCGATATCATCCATGCCTTGCAAATGGGTGCCGATGATTATGTGGTAAAGCCGTTTCATTTGCCGGAACTGCTGAGCAGAATAGAGCGGCTGGCACACAGATTTTTGTTCTGA
- a CDS encoding ACT domain-containing protein → MKGIITVLGKDKVGIIAKVCTYLAGHNLNILDISQTIVQDYFNMMMIVDISAPSKSFEEIVEDLQQVGEEIGVEIKLQHEDIFNIMHRI, encoded by the coding sequence TTGAAGGGGATTATCACAGTACTGGGAAAAGACAAAGTCGGTATTATTGCCAAGGTCTGCACCTATCTCGCAGGCCATAATTTGAACATTCTGGACATTTCACAGACCATCGTACAGGATTACTTCAACATGATGATGATCGTGGATATTTCCGCACCCAGCAAATCCTTTGAAGAGATTGTGGAGGATCTGCAGCAGGTGGGTGAAGAGATCGGCGTGGAAATCAAGCTTCAGCATGAGGATATCTTCAATATTATGCATCGGATTTAA
- a CDS encoding PFL family protein, with protein MSIVEVQETNKMIREMNLDVRTITMGISLMDCAHTDMRVFNQNVYDKITRSAEKLVKTGEDLERQFGVPIVNKRISVTPVSIAAGAVHTDTYVPVAEVLDKAAKEVGVNFIGGFSALVQKGCTKGDRILIDSIPEALAVTERVCSSVNVGSSRSGINMDAVKLMGDIILQTAERTKECDSIGCAKLVVFCNAVEDNPFMAGAFHGVGERECVINVGVSGPGVIKRALEEVKGHDFETLCETIKRTAFKVTRVGQLVAQEASKRLGVPFGIIDLSLAPTPLIGDSIAEIFQVMGLEEAGAPGTTAALAILNDNVKKGGVMASSYVGGLSGAFIPVSEDHGMIQAVQRGALTLEKLEAMTCVCSVGLDMIAIPGSTSKETIAGIIADEAAIGMVNNKTTAVRVIPVIGKEVGEMVEFGGLLGYAPVMAVNKFDCSGFVNRGGRIPAPIHSFKN; from the coding sequence ATTTCAATTGTGGAAGTACAGGAAACGAATAAAATGATCCGGGAAATGAACCTCGATGTCCGTACCATTACGATGGGAATCAGCCTGATGGACTGTGCCCACACCGATATGCGCGTGTTCAATCAGAATGTGTATGACAAAATCACCCGCTCCGCCGAGAAGCTGGTCAAAACCGGCGAAGATCTGGAGCGGCAATTCGGTGTGCCGATCGTCAACAAGCGGATATCGGTTACTCCTGTCTCCATTGCCGCCGGGGCGGTCCACACCGATACCTATGTCCCGGTTGCCGAAGTTCTGGACAAGGCGGCCAAAGAGGTTGGCGTGAACTTTATCGGCGGCTTTTCGGCGCTGGTGCAGAAGGGCTGCACCAAAGGCGACCGGATTCTGATCGACAGCATTCCTGAAGCGCTGGCGGTAACAGAAAGAGTGTGTTCTTCCGTCAATGTCGGCTCCTCGCGCAGCGGAATCAACATGGACGCTGTGAAGCTGATGGGCGATATTATCCTTCAGACGGCAGAGCGCACTAAGGAGTGCGATTCCATCGGCTGCGCCAAGCTGGTGGTGTTCTGCAATGCGGTGGAGGACAACCCGTTCATGGCCGGTGCGTTTCACGGAGTCGGGGAGCGCGAATGTGTAATCAACGTGGGCGTCAGCGGTCCCGGCGTAATCAAGCGGGCGCTGGAGGAAGTGAAGGGCCATGACTTCGAGACGCTGTGCGAGACGATCAAGCGGACCGCCTTCAAGGTTACCCGCGTGGGCCAGCTGGTTGCCCAGGAAGCCTCCAAACGGCTTGGTGTGCCTTTTGGCATTATCGATCTGTCGCTGGCGCCAACCCCGCTGATCGGTGATTCCATCGCCGAGATTTTTCAGGTGATGGGGCTGGAGGAAGCAGGCGCACCCGGTACGACTGCCGCACTCGCTATTCTTAACGACAATGTCAAAAAAGGCGGCGTTATGGCTTCATCCTACGTCGGCGGGCTCAGCGGCGCTTTTATCCCGGTCAGCGAAGACCACGGCATGATTCAGGCCGTGCAGCGCGGGGCGCTGACACTGGAGAAGCTGGAAGCGATGACCTGTGTCTGCTCGGTCGGCCTTGATATGATTGCTATTCCCGGCAGCACCAGCAAAGAAACCATCGCAGGCATCATTGCCGACGAAGCGGCTATCGGCATGGTCAACAACAAGACCACAGCAGTCCGCGTAATCCCGGTCATCGGCAAAGAAGTGGGCGAAATGGTTGAATTCGGCGGTCTGCTCGGCTATGCACCGGTCATGGCTGTGAACAAGTTCGACTGCTCTGGGTTCGTTAACCGGGGCGGACGTATTCCGGCTCCGATCCACAGCTTTAAGAACTAG
- a CDS encoding sigma-70 family RNA polymerase sigma factor — protein MKDRDSKAGSTAPQIAGELSVEEIYRSYNRYAFSIAYRMLGTVADAEDAVQDCFAGLQQKELSGVLNMKAYLAKGITNRCLNILSSARSRRETYIGEWLPEPVSEAYDGPEASAERKDTLSYAFLVLLERLSPTERAAFVLREVFQYEYDAIAEMVGKSGSNCRQIFSRAKRTLQSKQLLPAAAGEANPASREKLLRRFTTAFAAYDVGGMLALLAEQPVLIGDGGGQEVHTILRPMVGRKGVLALLTSRRVLQRMREWEVAVGSINGEPNLVFKQQGEVRAVLCLTLDKSGEQIQELYLVMAPGKLKHVSA, from the coding sequence GTGAAGGACCGGGACAGTAAGGCTGGCAGCACGGCTCCGCAGATAGCGGGAGAGCTTAGCGTGGAGGAAATCTACCGCAGCTATAATCGTTATGCCTTCTCGATTGCATACCGAATGCTGGGAACTGTGGCCGATGCGGAGGATGCCGTGCAGGATTGTTTTGCCGGGCTGCAGCAGAAGGAACTCAGCGGTGTGCTCAATATGAAGGCTTACTTGGCAAAGGGGATTACCAACCGCTGCCTGAATATCCTCAGCTCTGCGCGCAGCCGCAGGGAAACCTATATCGGAGAGTGGCTGCCCGAGCCTGTCAGCGAGGCTTACGACGGGCCGGAAGCGTCAGCGGAGCGGAAGGATACGCTGTCTTATGCTTTTCTGGTCCTGCTGGAACGGCTGTCACCCACAGAAAGAGCGGCGTTTGTGCTGAGGGAGGTTTTTCAGTACGAATATGATGCTATCGCAGAGATGGTTGGCAAGTCCGGGAGCAACTGCCGGCAAATCTTCAGCCGGGCCAAGCGCACGCTTCAATCGAAGCAGTTGCTGCCAGCGGCAGCAGGGGAGGCGAACCCCGCTTCTAGAGAAAAGCTGCTGCGCCGGTTCACCACCGCTTTTGCAGCTTATGATGTTGGCGGCATGCTGGCGCTGCTGGCTGAACAACCTGTGCTTATCGGTGACGGGGGCGGACAGGAAGTGCATACGATTCTTAGACCTATGGTCGGTCGCAAAGGTGTGCTGGCACTGCTGACTTCGCGGAGGGTACTCCAGCGAATGCGTGAGTGGGAGGTCGCAGTCGGCAGTATCAACGGCGAGCCGAATCTTGTGTTCAAGCAGCAAGGAGAGGTTCGGGCGGTGCTCTGCCTGACACTGGACAAGAGCGGGGAGCAGATTCAGGAGCTGTACCTGGTTATGGCTCCCGGTAAGCTGAAGCATGTGTCAGCCTAA
- a CDS encoding carboxymuconolactone decarboxylase family protein, whose amino-acid sequence MSLRFNYRAVNEQAFRAMMTLEQYGGGRIKDKVLYELVKIRVSQINGCAFCLDMHAKDLMKLGDYADHILLLSVWREVPLFTDKEKALLELAETVTLISQAGVPAALYDKVMEHISQEEFVDWIMVINTINSWNRIAISTGMYPGCFN is encoded by the coding sequence ATGAGTTTAAGATTTAATTACAGAGCGGTAAATGAGCAGGCTTTCCGGGCAATGATGACGCTGGAGCAGTATGGAGGCGGACGGATCAAAGATAAGGTATTATATGAGTTAGTGAAAATACGCGTCTCCCAGATCAACGGCTGCGCCTTCTGCCTGGATATGCATGCGAAGGACCTGATGAAGCTGGGCGATTATGCGGACCATATTTTGCTGCTCAGTGTATGGCGAGAGGTGCCGTTGTTTACAGATAAGGAAAAAGCGCTGCTTGAACTTGCCGAAACGGTAACCCTTATTAGTCAAGCCGGGGTTCCTGCGGCGCTGTATGACAAGGTTATGGAGCATATCAGCCAGGAAGAGTTTGTAGACTGGATTATGGTCATCAATACAATCAACAGCTGGAACCGTATCGCAATCTCTACCGGAATGTATCCGGGTTGTTTTAACTGA
- a CDS encoding transposase — MYSIRQEELFSFEDLLLMRPEDKYSQIFEHLNLAPVLHALGKKNNRGRPEELNVPAMIYSLLIAKMEGIEFVSALVRRLRFSEEFRVQCRFTGSNRIPSEASYSRLIHVLEQTGMLEDLQDTLVLSALEEEFVTGMHLALDSSIVEAWDSLFSEAASKRRAARRAKKPSDAPVAQQLQLELTEPESEPVDERPKKPVYPPGRPSAEEKERRRKEREAYEESLGPFEKTIEQMLPYTYDELLAALPRHAARCDKKNAKGRLTSYYGFKANLLVDADCQYILSGLWSSANLNDQRMAVILLKGLLLKFPRLNVKHVLGDKGYDSAAIYQLIHSLGAYPTIPMIHHKEPPKGMNSDYNPVCSQGHTYRYDSFDAKYETLKYTQPSQCKDCPLSGSGCQKVFKIRIQTDLRKHTYPARGSESFTELYKKRTAVERVFAYLKEYFGMKRTRHRGVRARVDFQLSTLAYNLSKFALDKLNQRLRNSQQVA; from the coding sequence ATGTATTCTATTCGGCAAGAAGAGCTGTTTTCCTTTGAGGATTTGTTGCTGATGCGACCGGAAGATAAATACAGTCAGATCTTTGAACACTTAAATCTCGCTCCGGTCTTGCACGCGCTTGGAAAAAAGAACAACCGTGGGCGGCCGGAAGAACTAAACGTACCCGCGATGATCTACTCGCTGCTCATCGCAAAAATGGAGGGCATCGAGTTTGTATCCGCGTTGGTCCGGCGACTTCGATTCAGCGAGGAATTTCGGGTGCAGTGCCGGTTCACCGGTTCCAACCGCATCCCGAGCGAAGCCTCGTACTCCCGTTTGATTCATGTGCTTGAGCAAACGGGCATGCTCGAGGACCTTCAGGATACTCTGGTGCTGTCCGCCCTGGAGGAAGAGTTCGTTACGGGTATGCATCTCGCTTTGGATTCCTCTATCGTTGAGGCTTGGGATAGCCTATTTAGCGAAGCTGCATCCAAACGCCGCGCGGCCCGCCGTGCTAAAAAGCCAAGTGATGCTCCGGTGGCTCAGCAGCTGCAGCTAGAACTCACCGAGCCCGAGTCCGAGCCTGTGGACGAGCGGCCCAAAAAACCCGTCTACCCGCCTGGACGTCCTTCTGCTGAAGAAAAGGAACGTCGGCGCAAGGAACGGGAAGCTTATGAAGAGAGCCTAGGACCGTTTGAGAAAACCATTGAACAGATGCTGCCCTACACGTACGATGAATTGCTTGCAGCATTACCCCGGCATGCCGCGCGTTGTGACAAGAAAAATGCGAAAGGTAGACTTACCAGTTATTACGGGTTCAAGGCAAATCTGCTGGTCGATGCGGACTGTCAGTATATTCTTAGTGGCTTATGGAGTTCGGCGAATTTGAATGACCAGCGCATGGCGGTTATCCTTCTCAAAGGCCTGCTCCTGAAGTTTCCTAGGTTAAACGTAAAGCATGTCTTGGGAGACAAAGGGTACGACAGCGCAGCCATCTACCAGTTGATTCATTCGTTAGGCGCCTATCCTACGATTCCAATGATTCACCACAAAGAGCCGCCCAAGGGAATGAACTCGGACTACAATCCCGTATGCTCACAGGGGCATACCTACCGCTACGACAGTTTTGATGCCAAGTACGAAACGCTGAAGTATACCCAGCCGAGCCAGTGCAAAGACTGTCCACTTTCCGGTTCCGGCTGCCAAAAGGTGTTTAAAATCCGCATACAAACGGATTTACGCAAGCACACCTATCCCGCAAGAGGTAGCGAGAGCTTTACAGAGCTGTACAAGAAGCGTACGGCAGTGGAGCGAGTTTTTGCATATCTTAAAGAGTATTTTGGCATGAAACGTACGCGTCACCGCGGCGTCCGGGCAAGAGTTGATTTCCAGCTCAGTACACTAGCTTACAATCTCAGCAAGTTTGCGCTAGACAAGTTAAACCAGCGGTTACGCAACTCCCAGCAAGTGGCCTGA